A stretch of the Bacillus anthracis str. Vollum genome encodes the following:
- a CDS encoding DUF4288 domain-containing protein has product MYAVKLLFESVHSGEPDPTKMDEHYEENHDTLFEESIILVKASGLEEAHALGEQIAIQSEHTYDNMYGEQITWTFRKVLHVFELDNAPFETGKELYARFLHVKKNETVDTIVQTYYPEYK; this is encoded by the coding sequence ATGTACGCTGTAAAATTATTGTTTGAATCTGTTCATTCTGGTGAGCCTGATCCTACGAAAATGGATGAGCATTATGAAGAAAATCACGATACACTTTTTGAAGAAAGTATTATTCTTGTTAAAGCAAGCGGTTTGGAAGAAGCTCATGCACTAGGTGAACAGATTGCTATACAGTCTGAGCATACGTACGATAATATGTACGGTGAGCAAATAACATGGACGTTTCGAAAAGTATTGCATGTGTTTGAATTAGACAATGCCCCATTTGAAACCGGAAAAGAATTATACGCAAGATTTTTACACGTTAAGAAAAATGAAACGGTGGATACTATAGTTCAAACATACTATCCTGAATATAAATAA
- a CDS encoding DUF3949 domain-containing protein: MIWISLIVLAYFIILVPIQYNYIKIIKEKQKKMNMSQNELYDNMSYEESQIHYHYQSNVFTIPASLVASIIYRVKHAA; the protein is encoded by the coding sequence ATGATTTGGATTTCACTAATCGTATTAGCCTATTTCATCATTCTCGTCCCAATACAGTATAACTACATTAAAATAATCAAAGAAAAACAGAAGAAAATGAATATGTCACAAAACGAACTATATGACAACATGTCTTATGAAGAATCCCAAATACATTACCATTACCAAAGTAACGTATTTACAATACCTGCTTCACTTGTCGCAAGTATTATTTATAGAGTGAAACATGCAGCATAA